The genomic interval TCTAGACCAAGTCAGGAACTTGCTTGGTATGCACGCAAACAACATCATGCTTATGTCAAAGGTGAGTTAAAAATGGGGACCgattgatattataaatattccATCTAGCTATGCTCGTGACCACCCTTTgatcataaataatattttgatttcccTTGAGATTTGATTTCTTGGTAATTAATGACTTTGACAGATTGACAACGAAGAAGCAGCTGCTAATGTGGATGAGATTATGGAGAAAACTGATGCAGTCTTGTTGGCTAGAGGCAGTCCGGGAGTGGATCAGAAAAAGATGATCGACAAGGCTAGTGCACTCGGGATACCGATCGTGACAGCCGTACAGATTCTTGGGGGCCAAACCACCGACGACGACCTCCCCAACGCTGTCCTCGATTGCACCACCGATTGCGTCATGCTCCTAGCcgacgaagaagaagctcaCCCTGACACCGCCTTGCAAAGAATTTCAAGCCTCTGCAAAGAGTTGGAGAGTTCCATCGATTACAAAGCTGTGCAGCAAAAAATAAGGAAAGCTCTTCCGAGACCGTTACAACCCATCACGGCGAGGAAAGCCGCTTACGCCTGTTGGAAGTACCCCAAAGCAAAGGCTATCATTATCACTGCCAAGGCTGCGGTAAATCTTGTGGCCAGGTGCAGGCCGAGCGTTCCTGTTCTCTTGGTTGTTTCGATGTCGGAGTCCTTCAAATGGTGGTCTCATGTGGCCAGTCATGGCTTGGTGTCCCGTGGGATCATTCCGCTGATGGGGGCGGAATCGAAAACGATTGAGGACATGATTAGTTTCGGTGTCCAAGTCGCAAAGAAAGAGGGAATCTGTAATGCTGGAGATTTAGTGGTGGCGCTCCGCGTCCTCAATGGCTGTCCTGTCCTCCAGCCTCTGCATGTTTAGTAGGCGCTTTTCATGAACGATGTGCAACTTTCAAGTTTACTAGTTTAATCTCGGTGTTTGAATAACTGATACTTCAGACGTGTTGGACGCATGTCTGTCTTATCCATCGTTATGTACTATGACAATCttacttataaattataaaaagtatgATGTACTTGTGCTATTATTACCTTTGGCCTCTGTGGTTTACAGATCTTGAACAATGACTTG from Brassica oleracea var. oleracea cultivar TO1000 unplaced genomic scaffold, BOL UnpScaffold02561, whole genome shotgun sequence carries:
- the LOC106321705 gene encoding pyruvate kinase, cytosolic isozyme-like; this encodes MVWTLGAASRSVVMIEKLLEAGMNIARFDFSEGSHAHHQETIINLRTAIRNTGILCAVMLDTKGPEIRTGEGETINLPTLTRKDKVDIVQWGIPNRIDIIVLSSVHKGSDLDQVRNLLGMHANNIMLMSKIDNEEAAANVDEIMEKTDAVLLARGSPGVDQKKMIDKASALGIPIVTAVQILGGQTTDDDLPNAVLDCTTDCVMLLADEEEAHPDTALQRISSLCKELESSIDYKAVQQKIRKALPRPLQPITARKAAYACWKYPKAKAIIITAKAAVNLVARCRPSVPVLLVVSMSESFKWWSHVASHGLVSRGIIPLMGAESKTIEDMISFGVQVAKKEGICNAGDLVVALRVLNGCPVLQPLHV